The sequence CCGAGGTTTAGGCAGCGCAGCGGCCGCGAAGCGGCCGAGGGAAGGTTTAGTCGTGGGGGTGGGTGGTTGCTTGCTGATTTCAGCCACGGGTCATGTGACCGGAAGGGCTCCTGACGGACGCCGTCCCTCCTCCGCGAGGCCTGAGCGCCCGGCCCGACCCCGGCCATGGGGTGCTGCTATAGCAGCGAGAACGAGGACTCGGACCAGGTGCGGCCGTGGCGGGCGGGGCTCGGGAATGAGGGCTGAGACCCTGGGGCGTGGGGCCCAGGAAAAAACCTGCAGAAGAAGGGGTGTCAGACGGCGGGGCTCACTGAGTACGGAGGCCTGGAGGGGACATATTACATAGGAGACGCCGGGCTAGTCTACTCCTGTTAAAGCCCCAATTCTTTCTGCACAGTCCCCGCATTGTCGTGTGCAGGCAGCCTTGTATCTCACTTTCTCCCATTCCTTTCACCTCCCCTTACCTTCAGACTTACAGCTTCAAGGATTCTTAGCTTAGGTCCTTGGGAAACACTCGTTTCCCACCTCTCTGTGCTTGTATTAGCGAGCTTTGTGAATCCACTGTAGAGGtgggaaagctgaggctcagagttaGTTTGTGCTGAGATGAATCAGGAGTCTGTGTATTCTCTCAGACCCTGGGATTGGAGAAGGAAGCTCACTGCTGGTCTGGGGTCCGAGGGCCTCTGGAAGTTGGTAGCATTTGAGTTAGTGAAGGATTTAATAGACTCAGTGAGGACAATGGCACATGTGGGAACTTATTTGGGAAGTAACAAATTGGATTTAGCTTCGGCTGGATTGGGTGGGGGGTGTAGAATGGGGAGCTGAGTTTGGCCTGGTCCAGCACAGTTCCTGTCTGGGATTGAGGGTTCCTCTAGCTAGAGGGGTTCTTGCCCTGGGAATTTGGCTGTAGATCAAATCCTTTTACAAGAAGAATTAGACTTGGGAAAGCTGTACAGTTTTaaattctccctctccctcttggTGAATTCTCACTTCGTGGCACACTTTAATTTTGACCCTTCCCACATGACCTCCTTTGAGGAGGGGGGAGCCTTTCCAACGATGAAGTCTTAAACTGTTGGCCACTCACCTTTTTGACTGCCTCTGTGCTTGGGTTCCACATTTCAATACACACTAGACACAGAGACAGTAGAAAGTTTTCAGCAAGTAGCCTACAGTCAGGTGGGGTAGATAGTCACAGAAATGGATTTTATCAATGGAACTTGGGAGTAGGTTTTTCCCCAGTGACTCACATGAACACATACATGGGTTAAGGACTGAGGCTTGGGAAAATGTCATTTGTATGAGAGGCTTGAGGGGCTGAACACAATGAACACATACTTCCTCTGTCTTATGTTAAGCATGCCTCATAGCCAACACTGTTCACTTCACCCCATCCTGTTAAAGAGACAGTGTCTCTGCCTACTGGGAAAGCTGTGGCCACAGGAAGTAATCCCTTAAAGCATAATATGGACTCTTGCTGGCAATGGGTCAAGAAAGGTTAATGCCTGCCTTAGAGAAAGGATCCCAGCTTCTATAGCTGGAAGAGCTGGGCTTGTTACCCTCCTCAGTCTCTTCCTTGCCCCTGATGGGCTCTCATATCTGTTTCTAAACCCCAAAGACTATATTTGGTCAGTGCTAAGTGACTTGAAGCCTCATGTGACAAAAGTCTACTTACCTGGTCTATAAGCTGGAACCCTTCACTATCAAAACAACCCTTTGTGAGCTCTTGGGCAGGCCCCTCTCATCACTGCCCCTTTATTgtagtaataaaaagaaatgcacaaCATATTAAGAGTTTTCAAAGCCCTTTTACAGTTATCTCACTTGACTCTTGCCAAACATCTATCATAGGGTACCAGTTATGTCTGTTTGAAGGCAGgagcaccctggctgggtagctcagttggttagatccTTGTCCAAACACACCAAAGTTGTGGgctcatccctggtcagggcacatataggagtcaaccaatgaatgcataaataagtgaaacaacaaatggaTGGTTCTTTCacctatctccttcccttcctctctaaaatcaataaataagaatcttttaaaataaataaacaaaagcaaggaaaaaGTTCCAAGAGCCTAAGTGTCTTAGCAAAAGTTACAAAACTAAGAAGTGCCATAGCCAAGGTACTTGATGCCAAGCCATATGGTGTAGCTGTTGGGTCAGTCTGTCTCTTCTAGCTGTGCCCATGGGCCAGATCACCGACTAGTCATGGGCAGGCCACGTATGTATCCATGCTAGGGTATACGGTGAAACTCTTGACTCCTGGGTTGACACTGACTCAGGGACAAATGTCAGTGTAAAAAGCCTCTCCTATGCTCCATTTGCCCTTTGTGAGTGAGGTGACAGTATTTGTCAACTCTTAAGGGAGCAGTGTGGCCCCCGGTGGCCAGATCTCAGGAACACAGGCTTGTTCTTGAAGAATCCCTGATGGGGAGAGACTGCCCAGTCCTGCAGGAGATCTGTCTGAAGTGGGGCTGGGGAAAGGTGCACACAGTGGAAGCAAGCTCAGGTTTCATTATGGAGCCAGCTTTCCTTAGAGATAGTTTAATTTTTGGCAAGATTTGTGTCTTTCTAGCCCTTTAATACTTCACCTGTGATTTAGGGAGGTGGGGTGTCTAGGATTTGGGAGGTGATGGACAGAAACCCACAACTTCTGCTTGTGTTGCTGGGAACTGCGGACACTTGGGCCACCTAGGGTTGAGCAGAAAGAGTCATGTGACAAGACGGGGCCTGCCtagggtggggcaggcagggcaggaggaagtGGCCTTCTGCAAGGAGAGTGGTTGGAGTTGTGGGCAGGGAAGCCGGGAGCCTGCAGTGAGAAAGTCAGGGGTAGGAACTAAGATACTGAGCACTGAGAGGTCTAGTGGTCTGGCACTTACGTGTTGGTGAGTCACCATTAGTCAAAATGGGCCTCTTGTCCTTGACTTTGTCCTGGGTACCCTCGATCTTTATGGCTTGAATAGGTACCCACAGGTCTGCTCATTCAATTTGTAGCTGACACAAAGCCACCAGGGATTTGCAGCTTATGGGCTCAAGGCAGGGTTGTATCCAGGAAGATTAGAACAAGGGACTAAACCAGGACAAGGAGAAATACACACAGAATTATATAGGACCAGGGAGACTTTGGCTCTAGGTCAGTTCTGGCTGCTGTGACATCATTGTAGGCCGGTAGGAACAGGGCTGCTGATATTAACAATGGCACTGATAGAGGTTGTAGTGACTGGGCAAGGGAGGAAACAGCTCTGTTGTTCAGTTCAAGTCAGGGTGTACCAGGTGCACCGAGTCTGGTTCTGGGAGTCCCATACAAAGAGAGCATCAGAGGACAGGAGGGTGAACACCTGCGAGAGGAgaagggacctgccctccagaaggaaGCACACTTGGACTGTGTGACCCAGAGCCTGGGGCTGAGACTCCTGCCCTGAAATAATACGAGGAATGGGCATTAAGAGGTTGGGCTTGCTTTCTCTTTGGGCCTAGTGCCTTGTCTGGCCTCACAGGGCCTCTCTGTCCCGGAAACAGACCAGCTTGCTTGGGAGGGCCTGGTTTGGGGAATCACGAGGGCCTTTCTCTGGCTGCTGGCTTGCATCAGTTTCTCCTCTAGGCCCCACTCTTTTGTTATTTTCTACCTCTTCTGGCATCTGGCCTCCACTATTCTGTCTCCATAAGTTGCTGGACTATTTTCTGAAGCTCCAGGACTGTTTCTGAGTACCTGCTTTGTGCTTCTGTCCATTTTTCAGGACATTTGCAACTGCTTGGTTCCACTTTAATTCATCTTGGACCTGCAGCTGAGCTGAGCTCCCAAGGGCAAGCAGGAACTAAGTCTTACCTCACATATGGTTTGGGCACTGGGGTACTCCTAATCAAAGTATTTCTGGTGTTGAAAGGTCAGAGTTGGGCTGAGAGGAGAGCCCAGGGAAGGCAGGTTGGACTAGGGGCCCTGGGGCTCACCTCTCACTGTCGGTCCCTCCCAGGACCGAGAGGAGCGGAAGCTGCTGCTGGACCCTAGCAGTCCCCCCACCAAAGTTGTCAATGGAGCCGAGTCCAACAACTACAGCCTGCCTTCTGCTCGCACAGATGAGCAGGCCCTGCTCTCCTCCATTCTTGCCAAGACAGCCAGGTGAGCATCACAGaaccaggcctggggcagagctCCATCTGGGGAGGGGTAGAGGGAGCCAACCCAGGACATGGGGGAAGGGATAGGGTCAATGGGAGAGATGCTtctgggcccagccctgctctAGTAGGCAGGTAGGGACACTGGTGTCAGATAACCCTGGAGTTTTCACCTGGCAGTGAGTTCTGTTTGTCCCTTTTGGATGTACCTGTCATgtcctctgcctcttctccccaaAGCAACATCATCGACGTGTCTGCTGCAGACTCCCAGGGCATGGAGCAGCATGAGTACATGGACCGGGCAAGGCAGTATAGGTGAGCACCTGGCCAGCTTGGGGCCCTCAGGCTACttgggctcctcccctcccctctatccCTGATCTAGCTTTGGCCCCTGGGCCCCAGTCCAGCTTCTTCATTTGGGTACAGCCCGGACTGACCACAGATCTCAGGTGCCTCAGTAGCTATTCATGTCAGCCCCATTTGTCTGGTGACACTCAGAAGGGTGGGGTGCCAAGGGAGGTGGGCCTAAAGTGAATATATGGGGAGCTGAGGCTCCATCATCCTGCTTCTCTGGTCTGAGGGAGGATTATGTGGGCTgagccgggcagggcagggcagactgtggcctcactgcccaccccaccGTCCCTCTCGGCCAGCAACCGCTTGGCTGTGCTGAGCAGCAGCCTGACCCATTGGAAGAAGCTGCCGCCACTGCCATCTCTCACCAGCCAGCCCCACCAAGTTCTGGCCAGCGAGCCCATCCCCTTCTCCGACTTGCAGCAGGTGAGCCACCCCTCGCCCCACTCGTGCCCACCCACACTGCCCAAGCCGTGGCAGAGGGTTTACCCTCTCTGCCTCACAGGAGGTGGGAAGTGGAGTTAGCCTGGTAGCTTGTGAACCCTGCTCACTCCCACCTTCCTCTTTACGTTTtatctcccccctctctcttcctgtcaACCTTTGTTCTCCCTCCCCcgctttgttcttttccttctgtctttcccatccatccctgcttttctctttggcCTCCTGacccccttcattcccccctCTCTGGCCATCTGATCCTTCTCCACCGGTTTCTGGATCTCACCTGTCTCTCTATTCCTCTCCTCCCCGGTCCCTCTGTCTCAGGTCTCCAGGATAGCTGCTTATGCCTACAGTGCACTTTCTCAGATCCGTGTGGATGCAAGAGAGGAGCTGGTTGTACAGTTTGGGATCCCGTGAAGACAGGGATCCTTGGATGGCTGTTCTTCTCCTCTTCACCCTGTCTCgtctccaccctgcctcccctggcccccagccttgCTGCGGCTTATACAGTACCCTAACCTGCTACTAATCACAGAGAAGattgtggaggaggaggagagtgaggctAGAAGCCTTGGCAAGTGAGGATGGAGCAAGGGAGGGTAGAACCATTTGGGACTGGCCTTCAAAAGCCCTGgtcagggatggggtggggaacAAAAGGACAGGGCCTGGTGGGTCTTCGCTGTcactgggagggggtggaggtgaCACTGAGGGTGATCACTAGAGGGCCTGTGGGGGCCCCTTTCCTTGGCCTCACTCCTGTGCCCCTGTCCCTGGATTGGTGCTCACAGGCACCTCACCAGGGTTGGTGACCAGCGTCTGGACAAGTTTGAATTTGAATGAGTTAAGTTTGTATTTCTAACACCCTGGGTTTTTACAGTTCgggggtttggggtttttttgttgtttttgttttgtttattttggtttgtttcccTTGATAAAGGACGTTATTCATCTGTGTGCTGATTTCAGCCCTTCTGTCCTGCCTACCACCCTACTGCTTGCTTCTGGCTACTCAAGTCTGTGAGCAGTGAGATggatgagggggaggggggcttctTCTAGGGACACTAAGAGAAGTCCAGGAGATAAGGGTTCAGGGTTCCCAGGTCTTAGCTGAGACTCGGCCTCGGCTAACCTCAAATTGGATAAGACTGCTTGTCCTTTCTCCAGTGATGGGAACACTGAGGCAGCTGTCATTGTTGAGGAGGACCCTGCCTCAGCCTCAGTGAAATTACTAAAAAGCTGGGGAAGggattggtggtggtggtgcagaCAGACCAGAAGTACCTGATAGGGGGTCAGCAAACCAATGTTTTCGAGCAGAAGATTCTTTTTATCAAATGAAATCTCAAGCAGAATTCCAACATATGAAACATGAGAGAGGAACTGCTCGGGTCTGATTGAAATGGGAGGTTCAGCAATCACAGCCTGTCTTCTTGGCCTCCTAACACAGACACCTCTGAGGCATCTCTGTGAGGCAGTTCATAATCCCTGGGTATCTGAGCAGAGGAGTAAAAAGCCCAGAGCTGAGGTAAATTTTCCCAGGACTATGCAGTGAGCCCAGGTCTCTTGTCTCTCAGGCCAACAGGCCTTTCCCTCCGCTGCCCATGTTTCAGTAGAACGAGACCAGAGCTTCTGGCAGTGGTCTGAGTTGGGGGGCATTTTTATGTGGTACAAGCAACTTCTGATCTGCTGAACAGGTCAAATTCTTTATTGTCAAGCCAAACTGGCCATCCTCAACCTTCAGGATGGCTGCCGTCCTGCCATCCTCAGAGCATGGTACGCTTGATCTGGGTTTTCTTGTGCTTGATATTCATGCGTTTCCACACTTCAGCGGTGGTGCGGTCTGCTTTGGTGACCCCACTGAAGTCGAGCGTGGTGATACGGGGCAGGGTGCACAGCACATACTGCCTGTGGGGAAGACTCTGGCTGGgggccagcccccccccaccagcacccCATTTCCCTACCACCAGCTGCTGCTGTGTCCCCTGACTGCAGGAATGGAGGGACTTGAGTATagtttgggggagagggggctgagTTTATCCTGACAGCAAGAAATTATTAAAAGTCTGTACTTCCTTCCCCGACTCAAGCATGGCAGAAGGTGGTACtgggtttttttctctccccGCCTTTCCCTTGGGTAAGCCcagctccagggcagggcacctaCCTAtaccccttctcttcctctatGGGGTTTCCATGGAGTGTCAGGCTCCGGAGCCGAGGGAGGATGGCCAGCTTATTCACCTCTCCTAGGCGCTGGATGCTGTTGCCATGGAGGTAGAGGACACTCAGATTGAAGAAAGTTGTCAGGACCTATTGGGGAAAGGAACCGGAGCCAGGCTGGACAGGGCTCTAGAGCTGTGCTCAGGACTGACTTGGCAGAGAAGAGTTTGGGGAACGACTGGCCCTCCACTctcacccaccaccaccccccattCCCAGCCACACTGGATGGCTCCAACCTACTTTCATTTATCTTTGAAGGGGTACAGGGGCATATCACTGACACAGAGCTCTGGTCTGGGGGCAGGAAGGTATGGGCCTGGGTCCTAGCACTGTCTCTGACTTGCCAGGTGATTGggctctcctgcctcttcctgagCCTTAGCTGCCCTTTCACTGAAGACCTTTGGTGATCTAAGATTCTGTCACAATGAAGGACAGGGATACAGAGCATCATGCTAGGTATTAAgagaagcttttaaaataaaggtgagccctggctggtgtggctcagtagattgagcaccagcctgtgaactgaaaggtcgctggttagATCCCTAGTTaaggcacatggctgggctgtaggccaggtccccatttgggagcatgtgagagacaactgttTAATACATCTATGATacatctcttgcacatcgatgtttcgctctttctccctcccttcctctttctctaaaaataataaaactttaagtAGAAGTGAAATTTAGATCACAACACCCGGGGAACAGCTTCCTAGTCTTGGTCTAGTTCCTTTTCCCCTAACAGATCCTGGTCAAAAAGggagctgttttctttctttttcttttcttttctttaagattttatttattttaagagagacaggaagggagagagagaaacatcagtgcaagggAGAaacaatcaattgcctctcacacaccccagccagggactgaacttgcaactcaggcgtgtaccctgaccaagaatggaaccagtgaccttttgctttgcaggatgacgcccagaCCACAGAGGCACACCAGTCggggcagttttatttcttttttcaaacctaatcactttatttcctttaatatatatataaagactatatatatatatatatatatatatatatatagtctttattatgttttttccattaccatttagtccccttatacttctCTACCCCCctattaatttcttaaaacttgAGTCTGAGTTCATGAAAAATAAGGGCTGTACTTGCACTACCTACCTCTTTCACAGAAGAACTTACTACAAGATACAGTGGGTGCCCTATAACGAGAGCTGTGGTTTTACTTCAGCCTCCTATGTGCCAGTtgtttttcatacattttcatttaattctcacaaaacctTTATGATGTTGgcatattatccccatttttcagacaGGGAATCTGAGGCTTTGGAGAGGTTAGGAAAGTTGTCCAAAATTGTAAGGGGCAAATCTAGGGTTTGAGCCTACATCTGAGCCAGTAGCTATGTGCTTTACACACAGTTCATGCTCCCTCACAGCTTCCTCGATGAAAtgtgggaggcagagaggctgggggccGGATGGGGTAGATTCTGACCCACCCTGACAAGATTCCCAGGGCTGGCAGCTCACAGGGTCAATGGAAGACAGGTCATTGAAAGACAGGTCAATCCAAGCCAGGTTCCCTGGGTTCTCCAGCAGCTGTGAAATCACTTGGTTGAAGTCTTTCAGCTCGTTGAGGACATTGTTGTTCAGCCACAGGGACTGGGTCAGTGACTTCCCCGACTTTGAGTGCCTTAGTGGTCGCAGCCCTGTCCTTGGCTCCTCGCTTATCAGATCTGTGGGAACAAAGGGATACCTGGGTATATCACCTTTGCCTTTCTGGCTCCATGGGGTGGGAAGGGACAGAGCTGAGACCATAAGCAGCCCCAGCCAGCAAGAGGGTCTGGTAGGGCCATAGCCCAGTGCTTGAGTCTAGTGCAGCTCTACCCACTGTCAGCTCAAGACTCCCATCTCAGGCCCCAGGAGCCAGTAAGCTTGGACTAAGGGCCAGACACATCCTATCCCATACTTGATTTGGTCACATGCTCCTCTCATGTCTATTGTACCATTGGGTCCTCTGTGTACCACCCCTGTATAGGGAACAAAAAccattcctattttatagatgaggaaactgaaaacttGAGTTGTTGAGCTTGAGCCAAGATGATATCACAAAATCTAGAATTATCCACTGGTAGAGCCTATAGAATTCACTTGAGTGTAACACACTGATGTGCTCTCTCCCGCTGATATTGAACAACTACTATAGGCCAGACACTGGGCATACAGTGAGGAACAAAATGAGAGACTGCCCGGCTCTGTATGAGTAATAGGGCAGGGACGAAACAGATGTTTGTGTCCTGGAGGAGCTCATTTGGGCAAGATGGAAACAAAATGGCAATGTAATGTGATAAATGCTTTTTAAGTTACAGAAGCTCAGAAGAGGGGCGctgtgagtgctggcctgtgaaccagggggttgccggttcgattcccagtcagggcatatacctgggttgcatccaggtccccagttaggagcacacaagaggcaaccacacattgatgtttccctttctcacttccccctctctaaaagtaaatataatctttttaaatagagagagagagagaggtgcctAACCCAGTCTGGAGCTCACGGAAATTTCCAGGGAAGGTGAAGCCTAATTGGGTCTCAGTGATTAGAAGGGTGGAAAGAGTGAGAGGGGCCTGAGCAAAGGCATGAAGGTATGGAACAGCATGGGTGCACGTGGATGTGCTGCACAAGGGGGCAAGGAGGAAAAGAATCAAGGAACCTTGAATGCCAGGCCAAGCATCTTGGACTGTGTCATAGGTGATGGGAAACCACTGGAGATTTGGAGACTTTAGAGCAAAGGAGATactctaatcttttttttttttttttaaagatcattctGAAGCTTTAGTATGGAGTCTGGATTTTAGGGGGTAGGTGGGACTGGAAGACCAGTTTGGCTCTATCAATCACCCACGCAAAAGATGAAGGACAATTAGCATGTCTTGATGGTTGACTAGATGTAAGGATAGAATATTCCAGAGTATTTCCCAGTTTCTTGTTTGGTCGACTGGGCAGATGCCATGTCTGGTCTGAAATGGAattaagaaaaggagaaacatggCAGGGTAGGTGATGAGTTTGATTGGCCTTGGCGTGTCTGCGGTTCCTATAGTACAAAAATGTGGAGAAGCCAAGTAGGCAGTTGGGTATGAAAGTCTGAGAGACTTTAGAATAATTAGCACAGAGAGTGAACATGTTAGAGAAACAGATGAGAGTCCTCAAGGACAGTAAAAGTAGGTaggaggcacagggaggaagggaTATCCATTAAAGAAATTACTGAATAatcagggaagggcagggagaacCAGGAGAGGATAGTTTTAAAGATGCTTAGAGTCCATAGTTTATAGGAGTCAGTTTTATAGAGATGAGGGCTATTTCAGTGAAATGGCCTGGGGGTAGAAGCTAGATTGGAGTAAGTTCAAGAGTGAGTGGAAGGTAAGAAAATATAGGTAGGTAGTGTAAACAACACCCTCAGAAAGTTCAGGTGAGAATAGGGAATAGAATGATGTTAGAACCCGGCTGTATGGAtagcctgccccctccctgttTTGTTGCTGCCGCTGTTAAATGAGGTCCAGAGAGAGGATGGGCTTTGCCAGGCTCACAGTGGCAGGGCCAGAATCGGACACCAGCTCTGGCTGAGATGACTATTTTTCCTACTGCCCCTGTGCCTTTGGTTACTTGTCTAAAGCTgcctctggggaaggaaataTTTAGTATTTGTATCTGGGCAGTTCATGTTCACCCTCCCTTAGCTCCTAGTGGACACACTTCCTCTCTTACCCCCAGCCAATGttaatttcctttcctcctcagcTGCATGTCTGGCATTATCCACCAGATGGCTCTCTTAGAGTGAGCAGAACCCCCAATTGGAGCCTGAGGTTGGGGGAGGTGGCATAATGTTACTGGAGCACCCCAGCTAGTAAAGAAACTCCTAATCCTGCCTCCCAACCTCATATCTCCTGACTGCAAACTCTGTAATGAAATGACAAAGATGCATAAGAGCTAAGGTCAAAATAAGCCCACATATAGACTAGCATCCAGTGTGACAAGGCAGCAGCTTGGGGAATGCCACCAAGTTCAGAGAGAGCCACTGATGGCATTGTCTAAAACTCAAAGTTGCTGTCACCAAGGGGAGAGCAGGTGTCCAGGCTGCTACAGGCTGCTGCTCCCTTCAAACTCTCCCAGGGCACTGAGGATCTGTCGAAGATGCACTGTTCGGATAAGGCAAAGGCAGGTCTGGAAATGGGACCACAGCTACCAACACTCAGAGAACTGGAGGTTGTTGTCTAGCTACAGGAAGACTTGGGAAAGACCTGATTCTGTCTTCATATTTCTGAAGGGCTCCAGTGCAACTTTTTCCATGTGTCCCCACAGGTCAGGAGTTACGAAGAACATCTTTGTGTCATTCCTCACCCCATTATGGAAGGGATAGGTAGGTGTATGTAGTAAGGACCTACCTTAACTCCAGGTTTTCAGGCAGAAGCTAGAGGACTGTGGGTTGGAGTGAGTACCAATTGTATGCCTTCTAAAGTCATTACCATTTCAGGttctatcatttattaattagcAAATAGTGTATGAAGTACCCCCAAACTCTACTCTGTCCTCCAACTCCACTGTGAAGCAAGTATTCCATAAGCTCTGGGGACGCTGAGGGGACTGGCCTTTTGGGGCTTAGGTGTGCCTTTCTCCCCTCCCAGCACTCAACAAAACACTGTGcctggcatgcacacacacacagatatatgtgctttaaaaaaaaaggtgcttCAAAACAATTCCTGTTGATTGAAAGACAGGGCATCTGTACTGATTATGTTTTGTGCTGTAGAGTTACCCTTGATTACAGTAGCTTGACTCTCATTCTGAGAACTCCATAGAAGGTGAACTACAGCTCCCTGATCAGAACTGGGAATT is a genomic window of Phyllostomus discolor isolate MPI-MPIP mPhyDis1 chromosome 6, mPhyDis1.pri.v3, whole genome shotgun sequence containing:
- the LAMTOR1 gene encoding ragulator complex protein LAMTOR1 → MGCCYSSENEDSDQDREERKLLLDPSSPPTKVVNGAESNNYSLPSARTDEQALLSSILAKTASNIIDVSAADSQGMEQHEYMDRARQYSNRLAVLSSSLTHWKKLPPLPSLTSQPHQVLASEPIPFSDLQQVSRIAAYAYSALSQIRVDAREELVVQFGIP
- the LOC114498646 gene encoding leucine-rich repeat-containing protein 51 isoform X1, translated to MSRQDYMNISEVQEPPLDYSFRSIHVLQDLISEEPRTGLRPLRHSKSGKSLTQSLWLNNNVLNELKDFNQVISQLLENPGNLAWIDLSFNDLSSIDPVLTTFFNLSVLYLHGNSIQRLGEVNKLAILPRLRSLTLHGNPIEEEKGYRQYVLCTLPRITTLDFSGVTKADRTTAEVWKRMNIKHKKTQIKRTML
- the LOC114498646 gene encoding leucine-rich repeat-containing protein 51 isoform X2; the protein is MSRQDYMNISEVQEPPLDYSFRSIHVLQDLISEEPRTGLRPLRHSKSGKSLTQSLWLNNNVLNELKDFNQVISQLLENPGNLAWIDLSFNDLSSIDPVLTTFFNLSVLYLHGNSIQRLGEVNKLAILPRLRSLTLHGNPIEEEKGYSGVTKADRTTAEVWKRMNIKHKKTQIKRTML